One window of the Natrinema sp. CBA1119 genome contains the following:
- the prf1 gene encoding peptide chain release factor aRF-1, with protein sequence MSQEGEQEHSDRKKYEFRKVIEDLKDYDGSGTQLVTIYIPDDRQISDVVQHVTQEHSEAANIKSKQTRTAVQDALTSIKDRLRYFDTFPPDNGIVLFSGAVDSGGGRTEMVTKVLESPPQPIESFRYHCDSDFLTEPLEEMLADKGLYGLIVLDRREANVGWLKGKRIEPVKSASSLVPGKQRKGGQSAQRFARLRLEAIDNFYQEVAGMANDLFVPRRHELDGILVGGPSPTKDEFLDGDYLHHELQDSVLGKFDVAYTDESGLSDLVNNAEDALADAEVMKDKKEMEKFFEELNAGDLATYGFEPTRRNLMMGSVDRLLISEDLRKDVITYDCPDCGTTEREVVERRKSTPTHSCTECGTEVEATEEDREDAIDHLIDIAEQRGTETKFISTDFEKGEQLLNAFGGFAGILRYSTGV encoded by the coding sequence ATGAGCCAGGAGGGCGAGCAGGAGCACTCGGACCGGAAAAAGTACGAGTTCCGGAAGGTCATCGAGGACCTCAAGGACTACGACGGCTCCGGAACGCAGCTCGTGACGATCTACATTCCCGACGACAGACAGATCAGTGACGTCGTCCAGCACGTCACGCAAGAACACAGCGAAGCGGCCAACATCAAGTCCAAACAGACCCGAACGGCCGTCCAGGACGCGCTGACGAGCATCAAAGATCGGCTCCGATACTTCGACACCTTTCCGCCGGACAACGGCATCGTGCTCTTCTCCGGTGCCGTCGACTCCGGCGGCGGCCGCACCGAGATGGTCACGAAAGTCCTCGAGAGCCCGCCCCAGCCCATCGAGTCCTTCCGCTATCACTGCGACTCGGACTTCCTGACCGAACCGCTCGAGGAGATGCTCGCCGACAAGGGCCTCTACGGTCTGATCGTCCTCGACCGCCGCGAGGCCAACGTCGGCTGGCTGAAGGGCAAGCGCATCGAACCGGTCAAATCCGCCTCCTCGCTGGTCCCCGGCAAGCAGCGAAAGGGTGGCCAGTCCGCCCAGCGATTCGCCCGCCTGCGCCTCGAGGCGATCGACAACTTCTACCAGGAGGTCGCGGGGATGGCGAACGACCTGTTCGTACCGCGACGCCACGAACTCGACGGCATCCTCGTCGGCGGGCCCTCGCCGACCAAAGACGAATTCCTCGACGGCGACTACCTCCACCACGAACTGCAGGACTCCGTCCTGGGCAAGTTCGACGTGGCCTACACCGACGAATCCGGCCTGTCGGACCTCGTCAACAATGCCGAAGACGCGCTCGCCGACGCCGAGGTGATGAAGGACAAGAAGGAGATGGAGAAGTTCTTCGAGGAACTCAACGCCGGCGATCTCGCGACCTACGGCTTCGAGCCGACCCGCCGGAACCTGATGATGGGGTCGGTCGACCGACTCCTGATCAGCGAGGATCTCCGGAAGGACGTGATCACCTACGACTGTCCTGACTGCGGTACCACCGAGCGCGAGGTGGTCGAGCGCCGGAAGTCGACGCCCACCCACTCCTGTACCGAGTGTGGCACCGAGGTCGAAGCGACCGAGGAGGACCGCGAGGACGCCATCGACCACCTCATCGATATCGCCGAACAGCGCGGCACCGAGACCAAGTTCATCTCGACGGACTTCGAGAAGGGAGAACAACTCCTCAACGCCTTCGGCGGCTTCGCCGGGATCCTGCGATACTCGACCGGCGTGTAA
- a CDS encoding MaoC family dehydratase has product MRYFEDIEVGTTREFGEYHVTKAEIIEFAEQYDPQPFHTDEDAATESAFGELVASGWHTAAISMRMLVDNHLRENAGMGGRGADELRWRRPVRPGDTLSVRATVAGKRRSESEPRRGYVENDIEVVNQTDEIVLSYTVTGMIERREHSSE; this is encoded by the coding sequence ATGCGCTACTTCGAGGATATCGAGGTCGGAACGACCAGAGAATTCGGAGAGTACCACGTCACGAAAGCGGAGATCATCGAGTTTGCCGAACAGTACGATCCTCAGCCGTTTCACACCGACGAGGACGCTGCAACGGAGTCCGCGTTCGGTGAGTTAGTCGCATCGGGGTGGCACACCGCCGCGATATCGATGCGAATGCTGGTCGATAATCATCTCCGAGAGAACGCCGGAATGGGTGGCCGCGGGGCTGATGAACTCCGGTGGCGACGGCCGGTCAGGCCGGGCGATACACTGTCCGTTCGGGCAACGGTCGCGGGCAAACGCCGCTCCGAGAGTGAGCCGCGCCGCGGATACGTAGAGAACGATATCGAGGTGGTAAATCAAACCGATGAGATCGTCCTCTCCTACACTGTCACCGGGATGATCGAGCGACGAGAGCACAGCAGCGAGTAG
- a CDS encoding Rid family detoxifying hydrolase, with amino-acid sequence MKRIIETDDAPAAVGAYSQATSNGSLVFTAGQIPMTAGGDLLDDESIENQTDQALYNLDAVLDEAGASSEDILKVTVFLEDIDDFEAMNEAYADYFDDQPPARSAVEVAALPKGVGVEIEAIASVEEAE; translated from the coding sequence GTGAAACGTATCATCGAAACCGACGACGCGCCGGCCGCGGTCGGTGCCTACAGTCAGGCGACCAGCAACGGCTCGCTGGTGTTCACCGCCGGTCAGATTCCAATGACGGCGGGCGGTGACCTGCTCGACGACGAGTCCATCGAGAACCAGACCGATCAGGCCCTCTACAACCTCGACGCCGTCCTCGACGAAGCGGGTGCGTCCTCCGAAGATATCCTCAAAGTGACCGTCTTCCTCGAGGACATCGACGACTTCGAGGCGATGAACGAGGCCTATGCCGACTACTTCGACGATCAGCCGCCGGCCCGCAGCGCCGTCGAGGTCGCCGCGCTTCCGAAAGGCGTCGGCGTCGAAATCGAAGCCATCGCATCCGTCGAGGAAGCCGAGTGA
- the minD gene encoding cell division ATPase MinD: MSHETVYAIASGKGGVGKTTTTVNLGTALAEAGQRVAIVDVDLGMANLAGFVSLTPDSTTLHDVLAGAVSIDDATYRLADNIVAVPSGTSLDEYAETSPEGLRDVVEELRSQFDYVFLDVGAGISHETVLPLGLADAVVLVSTPEPAAVHDTKKTIELTDRAGGEVAGLVLTRTRPDGDVSHDELADRLEVPLLGTIPEDPAARDSVYAGTPLVVFEPDGPAAVAYRRLAADLTGIEIDIPEPDRDGDGDVASTDAERPAAEPNADGGDEVDADGGGDADGGGDADGGGDADGGDDAGDTEEREAAHDDVSSAITEAESDPR; encoded by the coding sequence ATGTCTCATGAGACGGTCTACGCCATCGCGAGCGGGAAAGGCGGCGTCGGGAAGACGACGACGACGGTCAACCTCGGTACGGCCCTCGCAGAGGCCGGCCAGCGCGTCGCCATCGTCGACGTCGATCTCGGCATGGCGAACCTCGCCGGGTTCGTCAGCCTCACCCCCGACTCGACCACCCTTCACGACGTGTTAGCCGGAGCTGTATCGATCGACGACGCCACCTACCGACTCGCGGACAACATCGTCGCCGTCCCGAGCGGAACCAGCCTCGACGAGTACGCCGAAACCTCTCCCGAGGGGCTGCGCGACGTCGTCGAGGAACTGCGATCCCAGTTCGATTACGTCTTTCTCGATGTCGGGGCCGGCATCAGCCACGAGACCGTCCTCCCCCTGGGACTGGCCGATGCCGTCGTCCTCGTCTCGACGCCCGAACCTGCGGCCGTTCACGACACGAAAAAGACGATCGAGCTGACCGACCGCGCGGGCGGCGAGGTCGCCGGCCTCGTCCTCACCCGAACCCGGCCGGACGGCGACGTCTCCCACGACGAACTCGCCGACCGCCTCGAGGTGCCCCTCCTCGGGACGATTCCCGAGGATCCCGCGGCTCGTGACAGCGTCTACGCCGGGACGCCGCTGGTCGTCTTCGAGCCCGACGGGCCCGCCGCCGTCGCGTACCGCCGCCTCGCGGCCGATCTGACCGGGATCGAGATCGACATCCCGGAGCCCGACCGCGACGGTGACGGGGACGTCGCGTCCACCGACGCCGAACGACCGGCGGCCGAACCGAACGCGGACGGCGGTGACGAGGTCGATGCGGACGGCGGTGGCGATGCGGACGGCGGTGGCGATGCGGACGGCGGTGGCGATGCGGACGGCGGTGACGATGCGGGCGATACCGAGGAGCGCGAGGCGGCACACGACGACGTCTCGAGTGCGATCACGGAAGCTGAATCGGATCCAAGATGA
- the citZ gene encoding citrate synthase, whose product MSDDLKKGLEGVLVAESGLSSIDGDVGRLIYRGYTIEDLARGASYEEVLYLLWNGHLPSEDELEPFTAALMDEREVDDDVLATMEKLAAADEQPMAALRTAVSMFSAYEPEDEADPDDLDATLRKGRRITAKIPTALAAFERYRLGEEPVDPNPDLGLAANFLYMLTGEEPDDIAAETFDQALILHADHGLNASTFTSMVIGSTMADIYSAVTGGISALSGPLHGGANQDVMEVLIEIDESELDHREWVEQATAEGRRIPGFGHRVYNVKDPRAKILQERSKELAENGEDKWYNYTTTIEQYLTEEKGLGEKGIAPNVDFYSGSVYYQLGIPIDMYTPIFAMSRAGGWIAHVLEYQDDNRLIRPRARYTGPKDQKFVPLEER is encoded by the coding sequence ATGTCTGACGACCTCAAGAAAGGGCTCGAGGGTGTGTTGGTCGCCGAATCGGGACTCAGTTCGATCGACGGCGACGTCGGTCGACTGATCTACCGCGGCTACACGATCGAGGACCTCGCTCGCGGTGCGAGCTACGAGGAAGTGCTCTACTTGCTCTGGAACGGTCACCTGCCGTCCGAGGACGAACTCGAGCCGTTTACGGCCGCGCTCATGGACGAACGCGAGGTCGACGACGACGTCCTCGCGACGATGGAGAAGCTCGCCGCGGCCGACGAGCAGCCCATGGCCGCGCTGCGGACTGCGGTTTCGATGTTCTCGGCCTACGAACCCGAAGACGAGGCCGACCCCGACGATCTCGATGCGACGCTCCGGAAGGGGCGTCGGATCACCGCCAAGATCCCGACCGCGCTCGCAGCGTTCGAGCGCTACCGTCTCGGCGAGGAGCCCGTCGATCCCAACCCGGATCTGGGCCTCGCCGCGAACTTCCTCTACATGCTGACCGGCGAGGAGCCTGACGACATCGCCGCCGAGACCTTCGATCAAGCGCTCATCCTCCACGCGGACCACGGCTTGAACGCCTCGACGTTCACCTCGATGGTCATCGGCTCGACGATGGCCGACATCTACAGCGCCGTCACCGGCGGTATCAGCGCCCTCTCCGGGCCGCTCCACGGCGGCGCGAATCAGGACGTCATGGAAGTCCTCATCGAGATCGACGAGAGCGAGCTCGATCACCGCGAGTGGGTTGAGCAGGCGACCGCCGAAGGCCGGCGTATCCCCGGCTTCGGTCACCGCGTCTACAACGTCAAGGACCCGCGCGCGAAGATCCTCCAGGAGCGCAGCAAGGAACTCGCCGAAAACGGCGAGGACAAGTGGTACAACTACACCACCACCATCGAGCAGTACCTCACCGAGGAGAAGGGACTCGGCGAGAAGGGGATCGCCCCGAACGTCGACTTCTACTCCGGCTCCGTCTACTACCAGCTCGGCATCCCGATCGACATGTACACCCCCATCTTCGCCATGAGCCGCGCCGGCGGCTGGATCGCCCACGTCCTCGAGTACCAGGATGACAACCGACTCATTCGCCCGCGCGCCCGCTACACCGGGCCGAAAGATCAGAAGTTCGTCCCGCTCGAAGAGCGATAA
- the ilvA gene encoding threonine ammonia-lyase gives MLEHSDILEARERVRETSRHTPLEHSHTYSSMTGADIRLKLENFQRTGAFKIRGATNRIATLSAAQKEAGVVTASAGNHAQGVALAATRSGVDSKIVMPEHAPISKVKATKSYGAEVVLSGRDYNEAAERAHELEREEDRTYVHAFDDEYIMAGQGTIGLEILEDCPEVETVVVPIGGGGLISGIAVAIKEQHPDVRVIGVQADGASSAAASLAKGERVSIDEVDTIADGIATRSIGEQTFPYIREYVDEVVTVSDPEIAVALVYLLERSKTLVEGAGAVPLAAVLFEKFDYVEDEVIVPALCGGNIDLNTLANVIVRGLVETGRYLKIETVLKDRPGALDDLLDIFTEHRVNIYAIHHDHTSRNVEMSDTEVELELEMRGPDHVDEFLSALRDAGYEVDVLA, from the coding sequence ATGCTCGAACACTCGGATATTCTCGAGGCGCGCGAGCGGGTACGAGAGACATCTCGACACACGCCCCTCGAGCACTCGCACACCTATTCATCGATGACCGGAGCCGACATCCGCCTGAAACTGGAGAACTTCCAGCGAACGGGCGCGTTCAAGATTCGCGGCGCGACGAACCGAATCGCGACGCTCTCGGCGGCTCAGAAGGAGGCGGGCGTCGTGACGGCCAGCGCGGGCAACCACGCGCAGGGGGTCGCGCTCGCGGCCACGCGATCGGGCGTCGACTCGAAGATCGTCATGCCCGAACACGCGCCGATTTCGAAGGTGAAGGCGACGAAGAGCTACGGCGCGGAGGTCGTCCTCTCCGGGCGAGACTACAACGAGGCCGCCGAGCGCGCCCACGAACTCGAGCGCGAGGAGGACCGAACCTACGTCCACGCGTTCGACGACGAGTACATCATGGCCGGCCAGGGGACGATCGGTCTCGAGATCCTCGAGGACTGCCCCGAGGTCGAGACGGTCGTCGTCCCCATCGGCGGCGGCGGTCTCATCAGCGGCATCGCGGTCGCGATCAAGGAGCAACACCCCGACGTTCGCGTGATCGGGGTGCAGGCCGACGGTGCCTCGAGCGCCGCCGCGTCCCTCGCGAAGGGCGAACGGGTCTCGATCGACGAGGTCGACACGATCGCGGACGGGATCGCGACCCGGAGTATCGGCGAGCAGACGTTCCCCTACATTCGGGAGTACGTCGACGAGGTCGTCACCGTCTCCGATCCCGAGATCGCCGTCGCGCTGGTCTACCTGCTCGAGCGCTCGAAGACGCTCGTCGAGGGTGCGGGTGCGGTCCCGCTCGCCGCCGTCCTCTTCGAGAAATTCGACTATGTCGAGGACGAGGTCATCGTCCCCGCGCTCTGCGGCGGGAACATCGATCTCAACACGCTCGCCAACGTCATCGTCCGCGGGCTGGTCGAGACCGGCCGCTATCTGAAGATCGAAACCGTCCTGAAAGACCGTCCCGGCGCGCTCGACGACCTCCTGGACATCTTCACCGAACACCGCGTAAACATCTACGCTATCCATCACGACCACACCTCCCGCAACGTCGAAATGAGCGACACCGAGGTCGAACTCGAACTCGAGATGCGCGGCCCCGACCACGTCGACGAGTTCCTGTCGGCGCTCCGGGACGCGGGCTACGAGGTCGACGTGCTCGCCTGA
- a CDS encoding PGF-CTERM sorting domain-containing protein, whose product MNRESLLAVATLVVVIGAVTTLALAGAVSDPGASETAGAVEDAGRVSLTEITISADEITGGTATLAVDTYLEHRGGPVENVTVVHRATDTKTGLVEDTTERDVETLTDESEVVVSGTVDVPRESSYKIETFVYRDGTRTESASHTVEGVDALTPAYADTDVEFHRFGGDSGGSLADVPAVGYSIESSTADAATLAVQSYLTNTGDDAEADLELEVSARQSGSNVVADSATAELSTIESGTTASPTVDLEVPQEYDYYLDAVLWRDGTIVGTYRAVANLGPGSLSVDESVSENGLEVSDFTSNSDSAADDGRAGSDGADAGDNSSADGTPGFGVAVTAAALLAAIALARRFQ is encoded by the coding sequence ATGAACCGCGAGTCCCTCCTGGCCGTCGCGACGCTCGTGGTCGTGATCGGGGCGGTCACGACCCTCGCGCTCGCCGGCGCGGTGTCCGATCCCGGCGCGTCCGAGACGGCCGGCGCCGTCGAGGACGCCGGCCGCGTCTCGCTGACGGAAATCACGATCAGTGCCGACGAGATCACCGGCGGGACGGCCACGCTCGCCGTCGACACCTACCTCGAGCACCGCGGCGGCCCCGTCGAGAACGTCACCGTCGTCCATCGGGCGACCGATACGAAGACCGGTCTCGTCGAAGATACGACCGAACGTGACGTCGAGACGTTAACCGACGAATCCGAAGTCGTCGTCTCAGGGACGGTCGACGTCCCGCGAGAGAGTAGCTACAAGATCGAGACGTTCGTCTACCGGGACGGAACGCGCACCGAGTCCGCCAGCCACACCGTCGAGGGTGTCGACGCGCTGACGCCCGCCTACGCCGATACCGACGTCGAGTTCCACCGTTTCGGCGGCGACTCGGGCGGGAGTCTCGCGGACGTCCCCGCGGTCGGCTACTCCATCGAATCGTCGACCGCCGACGCGGCGACGCTGGCCGTCCAGAGTTACCTCACCAACACGGGCGACGACGCCGAAGCGGACCTCGAACTCGAGGTGAGCGCTCGCCAGTCGGGGTCGAACGTCGTCGCCGACTCCGCGACTGCCGAGCTATCGACGATCGAATCCGGAACAACTGCGTCGCCGACCGTCGATCTCGAGGTTCCCCAGGAGTACGACTACTACCTCGATGCAGTCCTCTGGCGGGACGGTACTATCGTCGGCACCTACCGCGCAGTCGCCAACCTCGGGCCGGGCTCGCTGTCAGTCGACGAATCGGTCAGCGAAAACGGTCTCGAGGTGAGCGATTTCACCAGTAACTCGGACAGCGCTGCAGACGACGGACGCGCCGGGTCCGACGGCGCCGACGCGGGAGATAACTCGAGTGCAGACGGAACCCCCGGCTTCGGGGTCGCCGTCACCGCCGCTGCTCTGCTCGCGGCGATCGCGCTCGCACGGAGGTTCCAATGA
- a CDS encoding gamma-glutamylcyclotransferase — MLVFVYGTLTEPERVATVLGDEDDAHYEFAGRATLEGLHRIDGRYPTLVPGGSVDGRLLAVGDAGLERLDRYEGVERGLYVRVAVPVTGAAGTASEQCWVYVGDPDRLGVDATWPGEGALRERVRTLVSRSDAVVRNHE, encoded by the coding sequence GTGCTCGTCTTCGTCTACGGAACGTTGACCGAACCGGAGCGAGTCGCGACCGTCTTGGGGGACGAGGACGACGCCCACTACGAGTTTGCCGGCCGCGCGACGCTCGAGGGGCTCCACCGAATCGACGGGCGATACCCCACGCTCGTACCAGGCGGAAGCGTCGACGGGCGATTGCTCGCGGTCGGCGATGCGGGCCTTGAGCGCCTCGACCGGTACGAGGGCGTCGAGCGCGGGCTGTACGTCCGCGTTGCGGTGCCAGTGACCGGCGCGGCCGGCACCGCCAGCGAGCAGTGCTGGGTGTACGTCGGTGATCCGGACCGGCTCGGCGTCGACGCGACGTGGCCGGGGGAGGGGGCGCTCCGCGAGCGCGTTCGAACGCTCGTTTCACGGAGCGATGCTGTGGTACGTAATCACGAATGA
- a CDS encoding NAD-dependent epimerase/dehydratase family protein: MSISSRNILVTGGAGFIGSHLTERLLANGADVLAVDDCSNGDRDRVPDDAEFLEADLTDLDALAGHLEDVDLVFHLAASKHVDTDRPHGQFDDNTRMTRNILEAMADAGVTEIAYTSSSTVYGEAPRPTPEDYAPLEPISAYGASKLADEGLLSARAHSHDLTVWNFRFANVVGPRLRGAVIPDFIEKLQDDPEHLTILGDGRQEKSYLHLEDCLDAICHTVEHADDAMNTYNLGTRTTTSVDRIATIVAEELGADPEREYTGGERGWTGDVPKMRLSIEKLSALGWEPRLSSDEAVRRSTREIIDELN, from the coding sequence ATGTCCATCTCGAGCCGAAACATACTCGTCACGGGTGGGGCCGGCTTTATCGGCTCCCACCTCACCGAGCGCCTCCTCGCGAACGGTGCGGACGTCCTCGCTGTCGACGACTGCTCGAACGGCGACCGCGACCGCGTCCCCGACGACGCCGAGTTCCTCGAGGCCGATCTCACCGACCTCGACGCGCTCGCGGGTCACCTCGAGGACGTCGACCTGGTCTTCCACCTCGCGGCGTCGAAACACGTCGATACGGACCGCCCCCACGGCCAGTTCGACGACAACACGCGGATGACCCGCAACATCCTCGAGGCGATGGCCGACGCCGGCGTGACCGAGATCGCCTACACCTCCTCCTCGACGGTCTACGGCGAGGCCCCGCGGCCGACGCCCGAGGACTACGCGCCCCTCGAGCCGATCAGCGCCTACGGAGCGAGCAAGCTGGCCGACGAGGGGTTGCTCTCGGCGCGGGCCCACAGCCACGATCTCACGGTCTGGAACTTCAGATTCGCGAACGTCGTCGGGCCGCGCCTCCGCGGGGCGGTGATCCCGGATTTCATCGAGAAGCTGCAGGACGACCCCGAGCACCTGACGATTCTCGGCGACGGCCGACAGGAGAAGTCCTACCTCCACCTCGAGGACTGTCTCGACGCGATCTGTCACACCGTCGAACACGCCGACGACGCCATGAATACGTACAATCTGGGCACGCGCACGACGACCTCGGTCGACCGGATCGCGACCATCGTCGCCGAGGAACTGGGGGCCGATCCCGAACGCGAGTACACCGGCGGCGAGCGCGGCTGGACCGGCGACGTACCGAAAATGCGCCTCTCGATCGAGAAGCTCTCGGCGCTGGGCTGGGAGCCCCGTCTCTCGAGCGACGAGGCGGTCCGACGGTCGACGCGCGAAATCATCGACGAGCTAAACTGA
- a CDS encoding serine hydrolase produces MERRKLLGSIAAAAVGSTVPASAAAGSGSGGDRSHPKPNRRSDILPTGTERIAETFSDQLERELHHGAQLAVYHEDELVVNLAGGTTGPDGDEERIDTRHVLFSTTKPYTAAVVHHLVDRGLIDYDDYVVEHWPAFARGDKRKKNVTIRHVLSHQSGLHAIPAIDDNPAVWGDPDEKERLVEEAELLYPPGTRTDYHLLSYGWIIDGLTRNVVGRQIDEIAEDAIFEPLGMDDTGIGLEGEHGEVATLVGFEPYSQITEPESPGYNAYVADLFNRPAVQHSVVGAATGIGTARDLARFYNCLLNDGEDVLSERVTHAFTSVEVEQAEDGEYTRRGLGVRFGGQPGDDFGVTASHAVYGHGGLGSIMTWADPDNDIAFAYVTNGIRDGYEHGQRVSRLGDTVRHELS; encoded by the coding sequence ATGGAGCGTCGAAAACTCCTCGGCAGCATCGCAGCCGCGGCGGTCGGATCGACAGTGCCAGCGTCGGCAGCAGCGGGGTCCGGAAGCGGCGGTGACCGCTCCCACCCGAAACCGAACCGGCGGTCGGACATCCTCCCGACGGGGACCGAGCGGATCGCGGAGACGTTCTCCGACCAGCTCGAGCGGGAACTCCACCACGGCGCACAGCTCGCCGTCTACCACGAGGACGAACTCGTGGTAAATCTCGCGGGCGGCACGACCGGCCCCGACGGGGACGAAGAGCGGATCGATACCCGTCACGTCCTCTTCTCGACGACGAAGCCGTACACGGCGGCCGTCGTTCACCACCTGGTCGATAGAGGACTCATCGACTACGACGACTACGTGGTCGAGCACTGGCCGGCGTTCGCGAGGGGGGACAAACGGAAGAAGAACGTGACGATCCGCCACGTCCTCTCGCATCAGTCCGGCCTGCACGCGATTCCGGCGATCGACGACAACCCGGCGGTCTGGGGCGATCCCGACGAGAAAGAGAGACTCGTCGAGGAGGCCGAACTCTTGTATCCGCCGGGGACGCGCACGGACTACCACCTGCTGAGTTACGGGTGGATCATCGACGGCCTCACCCGGAACGTCGTCGGTAGACAGATCGACGAGATCGCCGAGGACGCCATATTCGAGCCGCTCGGGATGGACGACACGGGCATCGGGCTCGAGGGCGAGCACGGCGAGGTTGCGACCCTCGTCGGGTTCGAGCCGTACAGCCAGATCACCGAGCCCGAGTCGCCGGGGTACAACGCCTACGTCGCCGACCTGTTCAACCGCCCCGCCGTCCAGCACAGCGTCGTCGGGGCCGCCACCGGTATCGGAACGGCCCGCGATCTCGCGCGGTTCTACAACTGTCTGTTGAACGACGGCGAGGACGTCCTCAGCGAGCGCGTGACGCACGCGTTCACTTCGGTCGAGGTCGAACAGGCCGAGGACGGCGAGTACACCCGTCGCGGCCTCGGCGTTCGCTTCGGCGGCCAACCCGGCGACGACTTCGGCGTCACTGCCTCCCACGCCGTCTACGGACACGGCGGCCTCGGCAGTATCATGACGTGGGCCGACCCCGACAACGACATCGCGTTCGCGTACGTCACGAACGGAATCCGGGACGGCTACGAACACGGCCAGCGCGTCTCCCGGCTCGGCGACACGGTCCGTCACGAACTCTCGTAG
- a CDS encoding SOS response-associated peptidase → MCGRYTLVVDGDDLETRFDARFRDGASESDSEPGSGVTPRYNMSPGQELPVITNEEPETIQRLEWGLVPSWADDDSGGLINARAESVGEKPSFQAAYERRRCLVPADGFYEWVETDDGKQPHRVTFADDRVFAMAGLWERWEPETTQTGLGAFGGGVDDQPEGGPLETFTVITTEPNDLVANLHHRMAVILDPAAERRWLSGEDPRELLEPYPADEMRAYPVSTAVNDPSTDEPSLVDPLESA, encoded by the coding sequence ATGTGCGGTCGCTACACGCTCGTTGTCGATGGGGACGACCTCGAGACCCGATTCGACGCCCGATTTCGGGACGGTGCGTCCGAGTCCGATTCGGAACCGGGATCGGGGGTTACGCCGCGGTACAACATGTCTCCCGGGCAGGAGCTGCCGGTGATCACGAACGAGGAGCCGGAGACGATTCAGCGCCTCGAGTGGGGGCTGGTTCCCTCGTGGGCCGACGACGACAGCGGCGGGCTGATCAACGCGCGGGCGGAGTCCGTCGGCGAGAAGCCGAGTTTCCAGGCGGCGTACGAGCGACGGAGATGTCTGGTTCCCGCGGACGGCTTCTACGAGTGGGTCGAGACGGACGACGGAAAGCAGCCCCATCGCGTCACCTTCGCGGACGACCGGGTGTTCGCGATGGCCGGTCTCTGGGAGCGCTGGGAACCGGAAACGACACAGACGGGGCTCGGCGCGTTCGGCGGCGGCGTCGACGACCAACCCGAGGGCGGTCCGCTCGAGACGTTCACGGTCATCACGACCGAGCCGAACGATCTCGTCGCGAACCTCCATCACCGGATGGCGGTGATCCTCGATCCCGCCGCCGAGCGGCGGTGGCTGTCGGGCGAGGATCCGCGGGAACTGCTCGAGCCGTATCCGGCCGACGAGATGCGCGCGTACCCGGTGTCGACGGCGGTGAACGATCCGTCGACGGACGAGCCGTCGCTGGTCGACCCGCTCGAGTCCGCGTAG